The Streptomyces albofaciens JCM 4342 genome has a segment encoding these proteins:
- a CDS encoding uridine kinase family protein — protein sequence MSSHSSPRPPAARVVLLTGPSGSGKSSLAARTGLPVLNLDDFYKDGTDPTLPVLPDGGTDWDSPLSWHADAAVAAIGELCRTGRTAVPVYDIAASARTGETVLDRGDAPLFIAEGVFAADIAERCRTAGLLADALCLRGRPTTTFRRRLVRDLREGRKPVPVLLRRGLRLLRAERGIVARHTALGAHPCAKPEALARIAAARAADAGAGHAGAGHAEAGHAEAGRAGAGRAEGGHTVADAAEVCA from the coding sequence GTGAGCTCCCACTCCTCGCCCCGGCCGCCCGCCGCCCGCGTCGTCCTGCTGACCGGCCCCTCCGGTTCCGGCAAGTCGTCCCTCGCCGCCCGTACCGGCCTGCCCGTCCTCAACCTCGACGACTTCTACAAGGACGGCACGGACCCGACGCTGCCCGTGCTGCCCGATGGCGGCACCGACTGGGACTCGCCGCTCTCGTGGCACGCGGACGCCGCCGTCGCCGCGATCGGCGAACTGTGCCGTACGGGCCGCACGGCCGTGCCGGTGTACGACATCGCCGCCAGCGCGCGGACCGGAGAAACGGTTCTGGACCGCGGGGACGCGCCCCTGTTCATCGCGGAGGGCGTCTTCGCGGCGGACATCGCGGAACGCTGCCGTACGGCCGGTCTGCTGGCCGACGCGCTGTGCCTGCGCGGCCGTCCCACCACGACCTTCCGGCGGCGGCTGGTCCGTGACCTGCGCGAGGGCCGCAAACCGGTCCCGGTCCTGCTGCGCCGCGGGCTGCGGCTGCTGCGCGCCGAGCGCGGCATCGTCGCCCGGCACACCGCGCTGGGCGCCCATCCGTGCGCCAAGCCGGAGGCGCTGGCGCGGATAGCGGCGGCGCGTGCCGCGGACGCCGGGGCCGGTCACGCAGGGGCCGGTCACGCCGAGGCCGGTCACGCCG